A region of Allocoleopsis franciscana PCC 7113 DNA encodes the following proteins:
- the trxA gene encoding thioredoxin, with amino-acid sequence MAVKKQFGSFEDLLSGSDVPVLVDFYATWCGPCQMMAPILDQVNAQLKGRLQVVKIDSDKYPQLASQYQIHALPTLVLFKNGQPIDRIEGVLPAEQIIQRLQGVV; translated from the coding sequence ATGGCCGTTAAGAAGCAATTCGGTAGCTTTGAAGATCTACTCTCTGGCTCGGATGTACCCGTCTTAGTCGATTTTTATGCGACTTGGTGTGGCCCCTGTCAGATGATGGCTCCAATCCTCGATCAAGTCAACGCTCAGCTCAAGGGTCGCTTACAAGTCGTCAAAATTGACTCGGATAAATATCCTCAGCTAGCATCGCAGTATCAAATTCATGCTTTGCCAACCTTAGTTCTGTTTAAAAACGGTCAGCCGATAGATCGGATTGAAGGGGTCTTACCGGCTGAGCAGATTATCCAACGATTACAAGGCGTGGTTTAG
- the fabG gene encoding 3-oxoacyl-[acyl-carrier-protein] reductase, which produces MEDLQTSSRRLHDRVAIITGASRGIGRATALALAAEGAKVVVNYASSSSAAEEVVAAITDMGGNAIALQADVSKADQVDALVNQTLEKLSRVDILVNNAGITRDTLLLRMKPEDWQAVIDLNLTGVFLCTRAVSKIMLKQKSGRIINITSVAGQMGNPGQANYSAAKAGVIGFTKTVAKELATRGITVNAVAPGFIATDMTSGLKSDEILKYIPLGRYGEPEEVAGMIRFLAADAAAAYITGQVFNVDGGMVMA; this is translated from the coding sequence ATGGAAGACTTACAAACATCTTCACGACGGTTACACGATCGCGTGGCTATTATTACGGGAGCGTCCCGTGGGATTGGTCGAGCAACGGCCTTAGCGCTGGCTGCTGAGGGAGCTAAAGTAGTGGTCAACTATGCTAGTTCTAGTTCGGCTGCTGAAGAGGTGGTAGCGGCGATTACGGACATGGGAGGAAATGCGATCGCACTTCAGGCGGATGTCTCTAAAGCTGATCAGGTAGACGCTCTTGTCAATCAAACTTTAGAAAAGTTGAGTCGTGTTGATATTCTCGTGAACAATGCGGGCATTACTCGTGATACCTTACTGCTGCGAATGAAACCCGAAGACTGGCAAGCGGTGATTGACCTGAACCTAACGGGCGTTTTTTTGTGTACGAGGGCGGTGAGCAAAATCATGCTCAAGCAGAAGTCTGGTCGCATTATCAACATTACATCGGTGGCAGGGCAGATGGGAAACCCCGGTCAGGCGAATTACAGCGCGGCGAAGGCGGGTGTGATTGGATTTACCAAAACGGTTGCGAAGGAGTTGGCAACTCGTGGTATTACGGTGAATGCGGTAGCACCAGGATTTATTGCCACAGATATGACCAGTGGTCTGAAATCCGATGAAATTCTCAAATACATCCCCTTGGGTCGTTACGGGGAACCTGAAGAGGTGGCTGGAATGATTCGGTTTTTGGCGGCTGATGCCGCCGCCGCTTATATTACTGGGCAGGTGTTTAATGTTGATGGTGGTATGGTGATGGCTTAG